Proteins encoded within one genomic window of Triticum aestivum cultivar Chinese Spring chromosome 2D, IWGSC CS RefSeq v2.1, whole genome shotgun sequence:
- the LOC123051089 gene encoding uncharacterized protein isoform X1, with product MADQSARDDHSGAPRNVDVDRSWMYKERRGKLISDAWQHGVDNFLDHAFSLPDAAVDGESHCPCSNCFCRHKRTRDVMTRHLCSNGFMLGYERWTSHGESDVPENVEHDNVGGGDRMNDMLVDAIVAEGVSKGDEPTKAAKKFYEMLMEADKPLHEKTTQSRLSIVGRLMTIKTQHNLSEACYNEMMTLIHDIVGDDAAKDLPANFHRSKKLVHSLAMPYVKIHACPNNCMIYYKENENKEKCTICKEPRYEETTAGNKSTKIPRKVLRYLPITPRLQRLYMSQSTAKHMDYHARPRDSDEVMVHPSHDEAWKEFNKEFKKFAEEVRNIRLCLATDGFTPFGIKAASYSCWPVFVVPYNLPPEMCMKQSNLILALVIPGPDHPGKNLNVFMQPLVDELDDLWRNGVETYDSYRKQNFTLKAALLWTIHDFPAYGLVACWSTHGKLACPICGSDIKTFSLKNGRKPCWFDCHRRFLPTNHAFRRSVKCFRKKKTVLNPPPKPLSGEEVYEQLKSLVHDETGKSKFEGFGKEHNWIAISGLWQLEYFQKLLLRHNIDVMHNEKNVSEAILNTCLDIPDKTKDNNKARLDVALYCDRPKLHLNKNSKGVWKKPRAKYCVSKDDKMTILKWFKEVKFSDGFAANLSKTVNLHQKKILG from the coding sequence CAATGTAGATGTCGACCGTAGTTGGATGTACAAAGAGAGACGAGGGAAGTTGATCAGTGATGCTTGGCAACATGGAGTAGATAATTTTCTAGATCATGCATTCTCATTGCCCGATGCTGCCGTAGACGGGGAATCCCATTGTCCTTGCAGCAACTGCTTTTGCCGTCATAAGCGCACAAGGGATGTCATGACTAGACACTTGTGTAGCAATGGATTCATGTTAGGATACGAGAGATGGACCAGCCATGGGGAGTCTGATGTACCTGAAAATGTAGAGCATGATAACGTGGGGGGTGGAGATAGAATGAATGACATGCTAGTTGATGCAATTGTTGCCGAAGGAGTTTCTAAAGGTGACGAGCCAACAAAAGCTGCCAAAAAATTCTATGAAATGTTGATGGAAGCCGATAAACCATTGCATGAGAAGACCACACAATCACGTCTATCCATTGTAGGAAGGCTAATGACTATTAAAACACAACATAACCTGTCAGAAGCTTGTTACAATGAGATGATGACTCTTATACATGACATTGTTGGGGACGATGCTGCAAAAGATCTCCCAGCAAACTTCCATAGGTCCAAGAAGCTTGTGCATAGTCTAGCAATGCCTTACGTCAAAATTCATGCATGCCCCAATAATTGTATGATTTACTATAAAGAGAATGAAAATAAAGAAAAATGCACTATCTGCAAAGAACCTAGATATGAGGAAACAACCGCAGGAAATAAATCTACGAAGATACCAAGAAAAGTTCTGCGCTATCTCCCAATTACTCCTAGGCTACAACGGTTGTACATGTCACAAAGCACTGCCAAGCACATGGACTATCACGCAAGGCCTCGTGACAGTGATGAAGTAATGGTTCACCCTTCTCATGATGAAGCTTGGAAGGAGTTTAATAAGGAATTTAAAAAATTTGCTGAGGAAGTAAGGAATATAAGGCTATGTCTAGCGACTGATGGCTTCACACCTTTTGGTATTAAAGCAGCCTCCTACTCGTGTTGGCCAGTATTTGTTGTACCTTATAATCTTCCACCAGAAATGTGCATGAAGCAGAGTAACCTGATCCTTGCACTAGTTATTCCCGGTCCAGATCATCCAGGAAAGAACCTAAACGTTTTTATGCAGCCTCTAGTTGACGAACTTGATGATTTGTGGAGAAATGGTGTAGAAACTTATGATAGTTATCGAAAGCAAAATTTCACCTTAAAGGCAGCTTTGCTTTGGACTATTCATGACTTTCCAGCTTATGGATTAGTAGCATGCTGGAGCACCCATGGAAAGCTTGCTTGCCCTATATGTGGATCTGACATAAAGACATTCTCATTGAAGAATGGCAGAAAGCCATGCTGGTTTGACTGCCACAGGAGATTCCTTCCCACTAACCATGCATTTCGTAGGAGTGTGAAATGTTTTCGCAAGAAAAAAACAGTTCTAAATCCTCCACCAAAGCCCTTGTCCGGAGAAGAGGTGTATGAACAACTCAAAAGTCTTGTTCATGATGAAACTGGCAAGAGTAAATTTGAGGGGTTTGGGAAGGAGCACAATTGGATCGCTATAAGTGGTTTGTGGCAACTAGAGTATTTTCAGAAATTGCTGCTTCGCCATAACATTGATGTAATGCACAATGAGAAAAATGTATCTGAGGCTATTCTGAACACATGCCTTGATATTCCTGACAAAACCAAGGATAACAACAAAGCACGCCTTGATGTTGCTTTATATTGTGATCGACCAAAGCTACACCTGAACAAGAATTCAAAGGGTGTGTGGAAGAAACCTAGAGCGAAATATTGTGTCAGCAAGGACGATAAAATGACCATCCTTAAGTGGTTTAAAGAAGTGAAGTTTTCTGATGGGTTTGCTGCTAATTTGAGTAAAACTGTGAACTTACATCAAAAAAAAATATTGGGCTGA
- the LOC123051089 gene encoding uncharacterized protein isoform X2, whose protein sequence is MYKERRGKLISDAWQHGVDNFLDHAFSLPDAAVDGESHCPCSNCFCRHKRTRDVMTRHLCSNGFMLGYERWTSHGESDVPENVEHDNVGGGDRMNDMLVDAIVAEGVSKGDEPTKAAKKFYEMLMEADKPLHEKTTQSRLSIVGRLMTIKTQHNLSEACYNEMMTLIHDIVGDDAAKDLPANFHRSKKLVHSLAMPYVKIHACPNNCMIYYKENENKEKCTICKEPRYEETTAGNKSTKIPRKVLRYLPITPRLQRLYMSQSTAKHMDYHARPRDSDEVMVHPSHDEAWKEFNKEFKKFAEEVRNIRLCLATDGFTPFGIKAASYSCWPVFVVPYNLPPEMCMKQSNLILALVIPGPDHPGKNLNVFMQPLVDELDDLWRNGVETYDSYRKQNFTLKAALLWTIHDFPAYGLVACWSTHGKLACPICGSDIKTFSLKNGRKPCWFDCHRRFLPTNHAFRRSVKCFRKKKTVLNPPPKPLSGEEVYEQLKSLVHDETGKSKFEGFGKEHNWIAISGLWQLEYFQKLLLRHNIDVMHNEKNVSEAILNTCLDIPDKTKDNNKARLDVALYCDRPKLHLNKNSKGVWKKPRAKYCVSKDDKMTILKWFKEVKFSDGFAANLSKTVNLHQKKILG, encoded by the coding sequence ATGTACAAAGAGAGACGAGGGAAGTTGATCAGTGATGCTTGGCAACATGGAGTAGATAATTTTCTAGATCATGCATTCTCATTGCCCGATGCTGCCGTAGACGGGGAATCCCATTGTCCTTGCAGCAACTGCTTTTGCCGTCATAAGCGCACAAGGGATGTCATGACTAGACACTTGTGTAGCAATGGATTCATGTTAGGATACGAGAGATGGACCAGCCATGGGGAGTCTGATGTACCTGAAAATGTAGAGCATGATAACGTGGGGGGTGGAGATAGAATGAATGACATGCTAGTTGATGCAATTGTTGCCGAAGGAGTTTCTAAAGGTGACGAGCCAACAAAAGCTGCCAAAAAATTCTATGAAATGTTGATGGAAGCCGATAAACCATTGCATGAGAAGACCACACAATCACGTCTATCCATTGTAGGAAGGCTAATGACTATTAAAACACAACATAACCTGTCAGAAGCTTGTTACAATGAGATGATGACTCTTATACATGACATTGTTGGGGACGATGCTGCAAAAGATCTCCCAGCAAACTTCCATAGGTCCAAGAAGCTTGTGCATAGTCTAGCAATGCCTTACGTCAAAATTCATGCATGCCCCAATAATTGTATGATTTACTATAAAGAGAATGAAAATAAAGAAAAATGCACTATCTGCAAAGAACCTAGATATGAGGAAACAACCGCAGGAAATAAATCTACGAAGATACCAAGAAAAGTTCTGCGCTATCTCCCAATTACTCCTAGGCTACAACGGTTGTACATGTCACAAAGCACTGCCAAGCACATGGACTATCACGCAAGGCCTCGTGACAGTGATGAAGTAATGGTTCACCCTTCTCATGATGAAGCTTGGAAGGAGTTTAATAAGGAATTTAAAAAATTTGCTGAGGAAGTAAGGAATATAAGGCTATGTCTAGCGACTGATGGCTTCACACCTTTTGGTATTAAAGCAGCCTCCTACTCGTGTTGGCCAGTATTTGTTGTACCTTATAATCTTCCACCAGAAATGTGCATGAAGCAGAGTAACCTGATCCTTGCACTAGTTATTCCCGGTCCAGATCATCCAGGAAAGAACCTAAACGTTTTTATGCAGCCTCTAGTTGACGAACTTGATGATTTGTGGAGAAATGGTGTAGAAACTTATGATAGTTATCGAAAGCAAAATTTCACCTTAAAGGCAGCTTTGCTTTGGACTATTCATGACTTTCCAGCTTATGGATTAGTAGCATGCTGGAGCACCCATGGAAAGCTTGCTTGCCCTATATGTGGATCTGACATAAAGACATTCTCATTGAAGAATGGCAGAAAGCCATGCTGGTTTGACTGCCACAGGAGATTCCTTCCCACTAACCATGCATTTCGTAGGAGTGTGAAATGTTTTCGCAAGAAAAAAACAGTTCTAAATCCTCCACCAAAGCCCTTGTCCGGAGAAGAGGTGTATGAACAACTCAAAAGTCTTGTTCATGATGAAACTGGCAAGAGTAAATTTGAGGGGTTTGGGAAGGAGCACAATTGGATCGCTATAAGTGGTTTGTGGCAACTAGAGTATTTTCAGAAATTGCTGCTTCGCCATAACATTGATGTAATGCACAATGAGAAAAATGTATCTGAGGCTATTCTGAACACATGCCTTGATATTCCTGACAAAACCAAGGATAACAACAAAGCACGCCTTGATGTTGCTTTATATTGTGATCGACCAAAGCTACACCTGAACAAGAATTCAAAGGGTGTGTGGAAGAAACCTAGAGCGAAATATTGTGTCAGCAAGGACGATAAAATGACCATCCTTAAGTGGTTTAAAGAAGTGAAGTTTTCTGATGGGTTTGCTGCTAATTTGAGTAAAACTGTGAACTTACATCAAAAAAAAATATTGGGCTGA